In the Pungitius pungitius chromosome 5, fPunPun2.1, whole genome shotgun sequence genome, one interval contains:
- the si:ch211-225b11.4 gene encoding tRNA (32-2'-O)-methyltransferase regulator THADA isoform X1 — MMSLDDIMTSLRSCVISEHRAAGDVDHTLGLFFDKLSESSRSSSKRCKERRLEEAVQLLKHISDAQLKVLEESHLLLLVRLLVSMQMQVSNISAAFRKMDKMLQHLAKGHHQLVFRETHRCLHSIIHSDQVLSFEDLQQACVFLENSAVGREVLRESFPSFLKKLSELFLVVLQQESLRDGPLCYIAVKVCLQIFQLFPSEVAPLVWTNEPRGPKMQEILQALMDIILGKCCNRDTCLLAGTAVAMLINTASESRAGEAAAWSLLQVSHFEPWLLSVGALQVRCCPTGKDGVARLAVTRGLLTCCRPSILLSSDADATQMCLLLKGLFPLVHDLCEEKLDCHYFAFEALTWWLKKVKECLADILKMTGVRLLGDNSCLQQQLIHIIWTNAESPMEGVSEFVQGAFGLLLDLYETDCEQFCDTEKTLYSTLLQRIIKLPWEAKAKYHRLCALLPYLGTDVVLSQYAEIPNHLLKCLSTNHLSPCGSDLYRCLIQQQRRELCAAQLCAAEPHLADEWARCWRPVLHEALTSDTTLLQNNSSMHLLPCTFQVFPSAVQPLLATLDPFAPGHLHAWACIVSSYRAATGGSPWAAQGSSTLDTLKLALGSADDKVRLAALNLLCCSPKTRDTATPEEMALMRAFLPQNLNSDSSPFRQHLQAGVKRFLVRIRDSCLAHVRGQKGKKKEEATRSRRAQDVLEQGIGFVEWLSELPYSYLAPGHSYQSKKTALLLLSAVLETCTDTWSPDKRKGQPPVNMGSLINSARQRGQWDFVSRTKQLVLISCLEDSTNEIRELSAGLLLRFFPPSFPDDIAAVLFMRTRQLLCSPRVHEAQMGALMMKVLLQKSQGCRLSSTPNTSCTVKFLVKELEEHYLTAKADMMLAARTKPIHGVLSALQRCLLEAPNSVYDALDHSLTVKVLVLLDNLSLLLLGVLYGDRGACASEKDAPPSFCDMGNAISSLIAEESGGGQEDGEECVLLSEEHNLVLTCCWVSLKEVGILLGSLVEKILTESKPSECLLAKEDLRRASKVFKNILLKCRHWGAVEGCGAGFIKFCASLLSSNDPDFSDIPAHMLKQGLEVVRSPRLTSVTRRAAGLPMLILCVVSAEEACKKRPLLSLSVQTLLETARTPLPENWDQTLDLPQVCAVHTLQALVRGSGLGVAVLQFAPAVAILSLTLLSSPCWAMRNAALQLYSSLCSRMLGQRPVSEEGRPAQHGMSPLAFFFHYPALQPFLLGELRGAAEDLQGAPNEAKLHLQPSLFPVLTLLAQLQPGVQESTETLSEFLPPLLRLSASPIYSVRVMASKALVAMTPPSKYMGILIQLAAQLPSPQEGCCHNRLHGQLLQIKATLEEALCTASDPSADLCQVLGKMDASMWLVTEAQRCHLVRAAYLGVADSLRGLCCETYLTELSHTLMRDIQTPQRELQLGLSSFHQQAIQFLCEDLKCACQIWENFSASSTDLRLSLMTWVVDGRGSQQSGLKEVIQRVLQSNLREALLSGSVEYRRTFLAALVAVMAGGDSTLPPHPPHWAPLEEPVRLECLDMLLGDLGDQRGGPEFLSQALYAASLLLSLTSVSSLKTSVFQRWCSILECHRSPDEPEVLRMACAEALCVAAVPLMSRGSLPTIMIRSINTGLYLLQDQNQQVRLKAARFASMLHHVRKGESRRSVYLMQVNQALPLLLDLLLDECWDTPGTLEVLLCHVPQPDLRSALREASEMGRSSLYEQDEANVFAEPSGMCALVLPYLLQMAEKSSLSSAVGQRLSAWAEESAPQVLDSLAVCKELHPAETLTPAWLALLMDPQFHGTLCGLFTRAVLLLRLSNTSDDVRHLCDTSALHAGVREACHLLRLNGIHLPSAVTAAVAAAMREQERGFSSLHAVSEGAE; from the exons ATGATGTCGCTTGATGACATAATGACAAGTCTTCGAAGCTGTGTGATCAGCGAGCATCGAGCAGCCGGAGACGTCGACCACACACTCGGGCTCTTCTTCGATAAACTGTCTGAATCCTCCCG GAGCAGTAGCAAACGATGTAAGGAGCGCCGTTTGGAGGAGGCGGTCCAGTTGCTGAAACACATTTCAGATGCTCAACTTAAGGTTTTAGAGGAGAGCCATCTCCTGCTTCTTGTCAGGCTCCTCGTCTCCATGCAGATGCAGGTGTCCAACATCTCCGCAGCCTTTCGTAAAATGGATAAG ATGTTGCAACATTTGGCAAAGGGGCACCACCAGTTGGTTTTTAGAGAAACCCATCGCTGCTTGCACTCCATAATCCATAGTGACCAG GTATTGTCTTTTGAGGATCTGCAGCAAG cctgcGTGTTCCTGGAAAACAGCGCCGTTGGTCGCGAGGTGTTGCGAGAGTCTTTCCCGTCTTTTCTGAAGAAATTGTCAGAGTTATTCCTGGTTGTGTTGCAACAAGAATCCCTGAGAGATGGGCCGCTGTGTTACATCGCTGTCAAG GTGTGCCTGCAAATATTCCAGCTGTTTCCAAGTGAAGTTGCTCCACTTGTGTGGACGAATGAACCCAGGGGCCCAAAGATGCAGGAGATCCTCCAGGCTCTGATGGACATTATACTTGGAAAG TGCTGCAACCGGGACACGTGTCTTTTGGCAGGAACTGCTGTGGCCATGCTGATCAACACTGCATCAGAGAGCAGGGCTGGAGAAGCTGCCGCCTGGAGTCTGCTACAGGTCTCTCACTTCG AGCCCTGGCTACTGAGTGTTGGTGCTCTCCAGGTACGGTGCTGCCCTACAGGGAAGGACGGGGTGGCCCGGCTGGCTGTGACCAGGGGCCTCCTGACATGCTGTCGACCGAGCATCCTGCTCAGTTCAGATGCGGACGCCACACAA ATGTGTTTACTGCTGAAAGGTTTGTTTCCTCTGGTCCATGATTTGTGTGAGGAGAAGCTGGATTGTCACTACTTTGCGTTCGAAG CATTAACCTGGTGGCTGAAGAAAGTTAAAGAATGCCTGGCCGACATCTTGAAGATGACGGGCGTTCGCCTTCTGGGCGACAACAGCTGCCTGCAGCAACAGCTCATTCACATTATCTGGACCAATGCAGAAAGCCCG ATGGAAGGAGTGTCAGAGTTTGTGCAGGGCGCGTTTGGTCTCCTGCTGGACCTCTATGAGACGGACTGTGAGCAGTTTTGTGACACAGAGAAGACCCTTTATTCCACTCTTCTCCAGCGAATAATCAAACTACCTTGGGAAGCCAAAGCCAAATACCATCGCCTCTGTGCCCTGTTGCCATATCTGGGTACCGACGTT GTGCTGAGTCAATACGCTGAAATACCCAATCATCTCCTGAAGTGCTTGTCAACCAATCACCTGTCACCATGCGGATCAGATCTTTACAGGTGCctcatccagcagcagcggcgCGAGCTGTGCGCCGCCCAGCTGTGCGCCGCCGAGCCCCATCTGGCCGATGAGTGGGCGAGGTGTTGGCGGCCCGTCCTTCATGAGGCGCTGACGTCTGACACGACCCTTCTGCAGAACAACAGCTCAATGCACCTGCTGCCCTGCACGTTCCAAGTCTTCCCCTCTGCAGTGCAGCCGCTGTTGGCCACCCTGGACCCGTTCGCCCCCGGCCACCTCCACGCCTGGGCCTGCATCGTGAGCTCCTATCGAGCCGCGACCGGAGGCTCTCCCTGGGCCGCGCAGGGCAGCTCCACCCTCGACACCCTCAAGCTGGCCCTCGGATCGGCAGATGACAAAGTCCGCCTGGCCGCGCTCAATCTCCTGTGCTGCAGCCCAAAGACCAGAGACACGGCGACCCCAGAGGAGATGGCTTTAATGAGAGCGTTTCTTCCTCAGAACCTGAACAGCGATTCTTCGCCTTTTCGCCAACACCTTCAGGCGGGAGTGAAGAGGTTTCTGGTTCGTATTAGAGACAGTTGCTTGGCACATGTGAGAGGACAGaaaggcaaaaagaaagaagaagccaCCCGCTCAAGGAGGGCACAGGACGTACTGGAGCAGGGAATAG GTTTCGTTGAATGGTTGAGTGAACTGCCATACAGCTATCTGGCACCAGGACACAGTTATCAGAGCAAGAAGACTGCGTTGCTGTTGCTTTCTGCAGTGCTAGAGACCTGCACAGACACCTGGAGCCCAGACAAAAGGAAGGGACAACCTCCAG TAAATATGGGGTCTCTTATTAACTCTGCCAGACAAAGAGGGCAGTGGGATTTTGTCTCCAGGACAAAACAGTTGGTTCTCATCAGCTGTTTGGAAGATTCTACTAATGAG ATTCGGGAGCTCTCAGCTGGGTTGTTGTTGAGGTTCTTCCCACCCAGTTTCCCAGATGACATCGCTGCGGTGCTTTTCATGCGGACGAGGCAGCTCCTGTGCAGCCCTCGAGTGCACGAGGCTCAGATGGGAGCACTGATGATGAAAGTCCTCCTCCAGAA ATCACAGGGCTGCAGGTTGAGCAGTACCCCCAACACCTCCTGCACGGTCAAATTCCTGGTGAAGGAGTTGGAGGAGCATTATCTGACAGCCAAGGCTGACATGATGCTTGCTGCCAGAACCAAGCCGATACATG GTGTTCTAAGTGCGCTCCAGAGGTGTTTGCTTGAGGCTCCCAACAGTGTCTATGACGCCCTTGACCACAGTCTGACTGTTAAGGTCTTGGTTCTGCTGGATAActtgtctctgctgctgctgggtgtTCTGTACGGAGACCGGGGTGCTTGTGCCTCTGAAAAGG ATGCCCCCCCTTCTTTTTGTGACATGGGAAACGCCATCAGTTCTCTTATAGCTGAAGAGTCCGGAGGAGGCCAGGAGGACGGGGAGGAGTGCGTCCTGCTTTCTGAGGAGCACAACCTGGTTCTCACCTGCTGCTGGGTCTCCCTCAAG GAAGTAGGAATCCTTTTAGGCTCCCTGGTTGAGAAAATTCTCACTGAATCCAAACCCAGCGAGTGTCTCTTAGCAAAAGAGGATCTAAGGAGAGCATCAAAGGTGTTCAAGAATATTCTTCTCAAATGCCGTCACTGG GGAGCAGTAGAGGGATGTGGTGCAGGCTTCATCAAGTTCTGTGCCTCCCTGTTGAGCAGCAACGATCCAGATTTTAGCGATATACCAGCCCACATGCTGAAACAG GGTTTGGAGGTTGTGCGCTCACCGCGCTTGACCTCGGTGACCCGGCGGGCGGCGGGGTTGCCTATGCTCATCCTGTGTGTCGTGTCAGCAGAGGAGGCCTGTAAAAAAAGACCACTGTTATCCCTCAGTGTGCAGACCTTACTGGAGACAGCCCGAACCCCTCTACCCGAGAACTGGGACCAAACGCTGGACCTGCCACAG GTGTGTGCGGTTCACACGCTGCAGGCCCTGGTCCGCGGCTCTGGTCTCGGAGTAGCTGTCCTTCAGTTCGCTCCTGCGGTCGCCATCTTGTCACTCACTCTGCTCAGTTCTCCCTGCTGGGCCATGAGGAACGCTGCTCTGCAGCTTTACA GTTCTCTGTGCTCTCGAATGCTTGGCCAGCGGCCCGTCAGTGAGGAGGGTCGCCCCGCCCAGCACGGCATGTCACCTCTCGCCTTCTTCTTCCACTACCCGGCGCTTCAGCCCTTCCTCCTGGGCGAGCTGAGAGGGGCAGCTGAAGACCTCCAGGGTGCACCCAACGAGGCCAAGCTTCACCTGCAGCCCTCGCTCTTCCCTGTCCTCACTCTATTGGCACAGCTTCAGCCTGGTGTCCAAGAATCAACAGA AACGTTGTCAGAATTCCTGCCTCCTCTGCTCCGCCTCTCTGCAAGTCCTATTTACAGCGTGAGAGTGATGGCCTCGAAGGCCTTGGTTGCCATGACTCCCCCCTCAAAATACATGGGCATCCTCATCCAACTGGCGGCTCAACTGCCCAGTCCACAGGAGGGCTGCTGTCACAACCGGCTCCACGGGCAGCTGCTCCAGATCAAAGCTACTTTGGAGGAAGCTCTCTGCACAGCCAG TGACCCCTCGGCCGACCTGTGCCAGGTGCTGGGCAAGATGGATGCCTCGATGTGGCTGGTGACCGAAGCTCAGCGCTGCCACCTAGTGAGGGCGGCCTACCTCGGGGTGGCAGACTCTCTGAGAGGACTCTGCTGTGAGACCTACCTGACGGAGCTCAGTCACACACTCATGCGTGACATCCAAACACCTCAACGGGAGCTTCAG CTCGGGTTGTCATCCTTCCATCAACAAGCCATCCAATTTCTATGTGAAGATCTAAAGTGTGCATGTCAAATCTGGGAAAACTTCTCTGCATCAAGCACTGACCTGAGGCTGTCATTGATGACGTGGGTGGTGGATGGGCGTGGTTCGCAGCAGAGCGGCTTGAAAGAGGTGATCCAGAGGGTGTTGCAG TCAAACCTGAGGGAGGCGTTGTTGAGCGGCAGTGTGGAGTACCGCAGGACCTTCCTCGCAGCCCTGGTGGCAGTGATGGCCGGAGGCGATTCGACTTTACCCCCACATCCTCCTCATTGGGCCCCACTGGAGGAGCCAGTTCGACTCGAATGTCTAGATATGCTGCTCGGCGACTTGGGGGACCAGCGGGGGGGGCCAGAGTTTCTATCCCAAGCTCTGTATGCGGCCAGTCTGCTGCTTTCCCTGACGTCAGTCTCAAG TCTAAAGACATCCGTCTTCCAGCGCTGGTGTAGCATCTTGGAATGCCACCGATCCCCAGACGAGCCTGAAGTGCTCAGGATGGCGTGTGCCGAGGCtctgtgtgtggctgcagtTCCTCTAATGAGCCGCGGATCTCTGCCCACCATCATGATCAG GTCGATCAACACAGGCCTTTACTTGCTGCAGGACCAAAACCAGCAGGTGAGGCTGAAAGCGGCCCGTTTCGCTTCCATGCTGCACCAtgtgagaaaaggagaaagcCGAAGGAGCGTCTACCTCATGCAGGTTAACCAGGCTTTGCCTCtcctgctggacctgctgctggaTGAATGCTGGGATACCCCTGGCACACTGGAGGTGCTGTTGTGTCACGTTCCCCAGCCTGACCTCAGGTCTGCGCTGAGAGAGGCTTCGGAGATGGG GCGCTCCAGTCTGTACGAGCAGGACGAGGCCAATGTGTTTGCAGAGCCCTCTGGGATGTGTGCACTTGTGCTGCCCTACCTGCTGCAGATGGCGGAGAAATCCTCTTTATCCTCTGCTGTGGGACAGAGGCTGAGTGCGTGGGCAGAGGAGAGTGCTCCACAGGTTCTAGACAGCCTTGCTGTCTGCAAAGAGCTCCATCCAG CTGAGACGCTGACCCCGGCCTGGCTGGCGCTGCTCATGGACCCGCAGTTCCACGGCACCCTGTGCGGTCTGTTTACCAGGGCTGTTCTTCTCCTTCGGCTGTCAAATACATCCGACGACGTACGACACCTTTGTGATACTTCGGCGCTGCACGCCGGCGTGCGGGAAGCCTGTCATCTGCTCAGGCTCAACGGGATCCACCTCCCCTCGGCTGTCACGGCCGCTGTGGCTGCCGCTATGAGGGAACAAGAGCGAGGCTTTTCTTCTCTACACGCAGTGAGCGAGGGTGCTGAATGA
- the si:ch211-225b11.4 gene encoding tRNA (32-2'-O)-methyltransferase regulator THADA isoform X3 — protein MMSLDDIMTSLRSCVISEHRAAGDVDHTLGLFFDKLSESSRSSSKRCKERRLEEAVQLLKHISDAQLKVLEESHLLLLVRLLVSMQMQVSNISAAFRKMDKMLQHLAKGHHQLVFRETHRCLHSIIHSDQVLSFEDLQQACVFLENSAVGREVLRESFPSFLKKLSELFLVVLQQESLRDGPLCYIAVKVCLQIFQLFPSEVAPLVWTNEPRGPKMQEILQALMDIILGKCCNRDTCLLAGTAVAMLINTASESRAGEAAAWSLLQVSHFEPWLLSVGALQVRCCPTGKDGVARLAVTRGLLTCCRPSILLSSDADATQMCLLLKGLFPLVHDLCEEKLDCHYFAFEALTWWLKKVKECLADILKMTGVRLLGDNSCLQQQLIHIIWTNAESPMEGVSEFVQGAFGLLLDLYETDCEQFCDTEKTLYSTLLQRIIKLPWEAKAKYHRLCALLPYLGTDVVLSQYAEIPNHLLKCLSTNHLSPCGSDLYRCLIQQQRRELCAAQLCAAEPHLADEWARCWRPVLHEALTSDTTLLQNNSSMHLLPCTFQVFPSAVQPLLATLDPFAPGHLHAWACIVSSYRAATGGSPWAAQGSSTLDTLKLALGSADDKVRLAALNLLCCSPKTRDTATPEEMALMRAFLPQNLNSDSSPFRQHLQAGVKRFLVRIRDSCLAHVRGQKGKKKEEATRSRRAQDVLEQGIGFVEWLSELPYSYLAPGHSYQSKKTALLLLSAVLETCTDTWSPDKRKGQPPVNMGSLINSARQRGQWDFVSRTKQLVLISCLEDSTNEIRELSAGLLLRFFPPSFPDDIAAVLFMRTRQLLCSPRVHEAQMGALMMKVLLQKSQGCRLSSTPNTSCTVKFLVKELEEHYLTAKADMMLAARTKPIHGVLSALQRCLLEAPNSVYDALDHSLTVKVLVLLDNLSLLLLGVLYGDRGACASEKDAPPSFCDMGNAISSLIAEESGGGQEDGEECVLLSEEHNLVLTCCWVSLKEVGILLGSLVEKILTESKPSECLLAKEDLRRASKVFKNILLKCRHWGAVEGCGAGFIKFCASLLSSNDPDFSDIPAHMLKQGLEVVRSPRLTSVTRRAAGLPMLILCVVSAEEACKKRPLLSLSVQTLLETARTPLPENWDQTLDLPQVCAVHTLQALVRGSGLGVAVLQFAPAVAILSLTLLSSPCWAMRNAALQLYSSLCSRMLGQRPVSEEGRPAQHGMSPLAFFFHYPALQPFLLGELRGAAEDLQGAPNEAKLHLQPSLFPVLTLLAQLQPGVQESTETLSEFLPPLLRLSASPIYSVRVMASKALVAMTPPSKYMGILIQLAAQLPSPQEGCCHNRLHGQLLQIKATLEEALCTASDPSADLCQVLGKMDASMWLVTEAQRCHLVRAAYLGVADSLRGLCCETYLTELSHTLMRDIQTPQRELQLGLSSFHQQAIQFLCEDLKCACQIWENFSASSTDLRLSLMTWVVDGRGSQQSGLKEVIQRVLQSNLREALLSGSVEYRRTFLAALVAVMAGGDSTLPPHPPHWAPLEEPVRLECLDMLLGDLGDQRGGPEFLSQALYAASLLLSLTSVSSLKTSVFQRWCSILECHRSPDEPEVLRMACAEALCVAAVPLMSRGSLPTIMIRTKTSR, from the exons ATGATGTCGCTTGATGACATAATGACAAGTCTTCGAAGCTGTGTGATCAGCGAGCATCGAGCAGCCGGAGACGTCGACCACACACTCGGGCTCTTCTTCGATAAACTGTCTGAATCCTCCCG GAGCAGTAGCAAACGATGTAAGGAGCGCCGTTTGGAGGAGGCGGTCCAGTTGCTGAAACACATTTCAGATGCTCAACTTAAGGTTTTAGAGGAGAGCCATCTCCTGCTTCTTGTCAGGCTCCTCGTCTCCATGCAGATGCAGGTGTCCAACATCTCCGCAGCCTTTCGTAAAATGGATAAG ATGTTGCAACATTTGGCAAAGGGGCACCACCAGTTGGTTTTTAGAGAAACCCATCGCTGCTTGCACTCCATAATCCATAGTGACCAG GTATTGTCTTTTGAGGATCTGCAGCAAG cctgcGTGTTCCTGGAAAACAGCGCCGTTGGTCGCGAGGTGTTGCGAGAGTCTTTCCCGTCTTTTCTGAAGAAATTGTCAGAGTTATTCCTGGTTGTGTTGCAACAAGAATCCCTGAGAGATGGGCCGCTGTGTTACATCGCTGTCAAG GTGTGCCTGCAAATATTCCAGCTGTTTCCAAGTGAAGTTGCTCCACTTGTGTGGACGAATGAACCCAGGGGCCCAAAGATGCAGGAGATCCTCCAGGCTCTGATGGACATTATACTTGGAAAG TGCTGCAACCGGGACACGTGTCTTTTGGCAGGAACTGCTGTGGCCATGCTGATCAACACTGCATCAGAGAGCAGGGCTGGAGAAGCTGCCGCCTGGAGTCTGCTACAGGTCTCTCACTTCG AGCCCTGGCTACTGAGTGTTGGTGCTCTCCAGGTACGGTGCTGCCCTACAGGGAAGGACGGGGTGGCCCGGCTGGCTGTGACCAGGGGCCTCCTGACATGCTGTCGACCGAGCATCCTGCTCAGTTCAGATGCGGACGCCACACAA ATGTGTTTACTGCTGAAAGGTTTGTTTCCTCTGGTCCATGATTTGTGTGAGGAGAAGCTGGATTGTCACTACTTTGCGTTCGAAG CATTAACCTGGTGGCTGAAGAAAGTTAAAGAATGCCTGGCCGACATCTTGAAGATGACGGGCGTTCGCCTTCTGGGCGACAACAGCTGCCTGCAGCAACAGCTCATTCACATTATCTGGACCAATGCAGAAAGCCCG ATGGAAGGAGTGTCAGAGTTTGTGCAGGGCGCGTTTGGTCTCCTGCTGGACCTCTATGAGACGGACTGTGAGCAGTTTTGTGACACAGAGAAGACCCTTTATTCCACTCTTCTCCAGCGAATAATCAAACTACCTTGGGAAGCCAAAGCCAAATACCATCGCCTCTGTGCCCTGTTGCCATATCTGGGTACCGACGTT GTGCTGAGTCAATACGCTGAAATACCCAATCATCTCCTGAAGTGCTTGTCAACCAATCACCTGTCACCATGCGGATCAGATCTTTACAGGTGCctcatccagcagcagcggcgCGAGCTGTGCGCCGCCCAGCTGTGCGCCGCCGAGCCCCATCTGGCCGATGAGTGGGCGAGGTGTTGGCGGCCCGTCCTTCATGAGGCGCTGACGTCTGACACGACCCTTCTGCAGAACAACAGCTCAATGCACCTGCTGCCCTGCACGTTCCAAGTCTTCCCCTCTGCAGTGCAGCCGCTGTTGGCCACCCTGGACCCGTTCGCCCCCGGCCACCTCCACGCCTGGGCCTGCATCGTGAGCTCCTATCGAGCCGCGACCGGAGGCTCTCCCTGGGCCGCGCAGGGCAGCTCCACCCTCGACACCCTCAAGCTGGCCCTCGGATCGGCAGATGACAAAGTCCGCCTGGCCGCGCTCAATCTCCTGTGCTGCAGCCCAAAGACCAGAGACACGGCGACCCCAGAGGAGATGGCTTTAATGAGAGCGTTTCTTCCTCAGAACCTGAACAGCGATTCTTCGCCTTTTCGCCAACACCTTCAGGCGGGAGTGAAGAGGTTTCTGGTTCGTATTAGAGACAGTTGCTTGGCACATGTGAGAGGACAGaaaggcaaaaagaaagaagaagccaCCCGCTCAAGGAGGGCACAGGACGTACTGGAGCAGGGAATAG GTTTCGTTGAATGGTTGAGTGAACTGCCATACAGCTATCTGGCACCAGGACACAGTTATCAGAGCAAGAAGACTGCGTTGCTGTTGCTTTCTGCAGTGCTAGAGACCTGCACAGACACCTGGAGCCCAGACAAAAGGAAGGGACAACCTCCAG TAAATATGGGGTCTCTTATTAACTCTGCCAGACAAAGAGGGCAGTGGGATTTTGTCTCCAGGACAAAACAGTTGGTTCTCATCAGCTGTTTGGAAGATTCTACTAATGAG ATTCGGGAGCTCTCAGCTGGGTTGTTGTTGAGGTTCTTCCCACCCAGTTTCCCAGATGACATCGCTGCGGTGCTTTTCATGCGGACGAGGCAGCTCCTGTGCAGCCCTCGAGTGCACGAGGCTCAGATGGGAGCACTGATGATGAAAGTCCTCCTCCAGAA ATCACAGGGCTGCAGGTTGAGCAGTACCCCCAACACCTCCTGCACGGTCAAATTCCTGGTGAAGGAGTTGGAGGAGCATTATCTGACAGCCAAGGCTGACATGATGCTTGCTGCCAGAACCAAGCCGATACATG GTGTTCTAAGTGCGCTCCAGAGGTGTTTGCTTGAGGCTCCCAACAGTGTCTATGACGCCCTTGACCACAGTCTGACTGTTAAGGTCTTGGTTCTGCTGGATAActtgtctctgctgctgctgggtgtTCTGTACGGAGACCGGGGTGCTTGTGCCTCTGAAAAGG ATGCCCCCCCTTCTTTTTGTGACATGGGAAACGCCATCAGTTCTCTTATAGCTGAAGAGTCCGGAGGAGGCCAGGAGGACGGGGAGGAGTGCGTCCTGCTTTCTGAGGAGCACAACCTGGTTCTCACCTGCTGCTGGGTCTCCCTCAAG GAAGTAGGAATCCTTTTAGGCTCCCTGGTTGAGAAAATTCTCACTGAATCCAAACCCAGCGAGTGTCTCTTAGCAAAAGAGGATCTAAGGAGAGCATCAAAGGTGTTCAAGAATATTCTTCTCAAATGCCGTCACTGG GGAGCAGTAGAGGGATGTGGTGCAGGCTTCATCAAGTTCTGTGCCTCCCTGTTGAGCAGCAACGATCCAGATTTTAGCGATATACCAGCCCACATGCTGAAACAG GGTTTGGAGGTTGTGCGCTCACCGCGCTTGACCTCGGTGACCCGGCGGGCGGCGGGGTTGCCTATGCTCATCCTGTGTGTCGTGTCAGCAGAGGAGGCCTGTAAAAAAAGACCACTGTTATCCCTCAGTGTGCAGACCTTACTGGAGACAGCCCGAACCCCTCTACCCGAGAACTGGGACCAAACGCTGGACCTGCCACAG GTGTGTGCGGTTCACACGCTGCAGGCCCTGGTCCGCGGCTCTGGTCTCGGAGTAGCTGTCCTTCAGTTCGCTCCTGCGGTCGCCATCTTGTCACTCACTCTGCTCAGTTCTCCCTGCTGGGCCATGAGGAACGCTGCTCTGCAGCTTTACA GTTCTCTGTGCTCTCGAATGCTTGGCCAGCGGCCCGTCAGTGAGGAGGGTCGCCCCGCCCAGCACGGCATGTCACCTCTCGCCTTCTTCTTCCACTACCCGGCGCTTCAGCCCTTCCTCCTGGGCGAGCTGAGAGGGGCAGCTGAAGACCTCCAGGGTGCACCCAACGAGGCCAAGCTTCACCTGCAGCCCTCGCTCTTCCCTGTCCTCACTCTATTGGCACAGCTTCAGCCTGGTGTCCAAGAATCAACAGA AACGTTGTCAGAATTCCTGCCTCCTCTGCTCCGCCTCTCTGCAAGTCCTATTTACAGCGTGAGAGTGATGGCCTCGAAGGCCTTGGTTGCCATGACTCCCCCCTCAAAATACATGGGCATCCTCATCCAACTGGCGGCTCAACTGCCCAGTCCACAGGAGGGCTGCTGTCACAACCGGCTCCACGGGCAGCTGCTCCAGATCAAAGCTACTTTGGAGGAAGCTCTCTGCACAGCCAG TGACCCCTCGGCCGACCTGTGCCAGGTGCTGGGCAAGATGGATGCCTCGATGTGGCTGGTGACCGAAGCTCAGCGCTGCCACCTAGTGAGGGCGGCCTACCTCGGGGTGGCAGACTCTCTGAGAGGACTCTGCTGTGAGACCTACCTGACGGAGCTCAGTCACACACTCATGCGTGACATCCAAACACCTCAACGGGAGCTTCAG CTCGGGTTGTCATCCTTCCATCAACAAGCCATCCAATTTCTATGTGAAGATCTAAAGTGTGCATGTCAAATCTGGGAAAACTTCTCTGCATCAAGCACTGACCTGAGGCTGTCATTGATGACGTGGGTGGTGGATGGGCGTGGTTCGCAGCAGAGCGGCTTGAAAGAGGTGATCCAGAGGGTGTTGCAG TCAAACCTGAGGGAGGCGTTGTTGAGCGGCAGTGTGGAGTACCGCAGGACCTTCCTCGCAGCCCTGGTGGCAGTGATGGCCGGAGGCGATTCGACTTTACCCCCACATCCTCCTCATTGGGCCCCACTGGAGGAGCCAGTTCGACTCGAATGTCTAGATATGCTGCTCGGCGACTTGGGGGACCAGCGGGGGGGGCCAGAGTTTCTATCCCAAGCTCTGTATGCGGCCAGTCTGCTGCTTTCCCTGACGTCAGTCTCAAG TCTAAAGACATCCGTCTTCCAGCGCTGGTGTAGCATCTTGGAATGCCACCGATCCCCAGACGAGCCTGAAGTGCTCAGGATGGCGTGTGCCGAGGCtctgtgtgtggctgcagtTCCTCTAATGAGCCGCGGATCTCTGCCCACCATCATGATCAG GACCAAAACCAGCAGGTGA